The sequence below is a genomic window from Vigna radiata var. radiata cultivar VC1973A unplaced genomic scaffold, Vradiata_ver6 scaffold_7, whole genome shotgun sequence.
CTTGGTTGTTGCAACATCTTGCTTGTTTTGTGCTTGAAATCTTGATTGAGGGCGCCTGAAAATAATGCAGAAAAGACAAACAGTAACTAATCTTACTCAAGGCAACTATCTAACCGGAAGATGAAACCTAATTTTGATAAATAGCAATCTTTCTGAAGGGACCACGATGTATCAATGGTTTTGACCTGCCTTTTATCACAGTCTAATTTAgcaatttatgataaataaggCGGGAGAAGCGGGGAACTTTGATACAAATATCCTATAAACTAGATTGTAATTGCAACCAAAATCCCATTACGACTATCTTATCTGCACTCCCCGtgtaaaaatattgtctaaCTACCTTTACTTGTCACAACTCAAAACAGGAGACTATTTTCACACCAAGCACTATTTGACCCAACTTTCTTCTTGAACTTCTCCTCCTTACACGTTTATCTATATAGAATCGTCGGATGAATATCAAAAGACTCATTTTATCTTGCTCAATTAACTTAAAACGCATTCAAACTTTGAGCCATCTAAGCTTTGTCCAACAACAGTCATAAAGGTGCTGAATGCATGATTGCCAGCAAAAGTGAGTGCACTAAACAGGGTTCTGGACCAAAACTATATCTTAGCCTTACTTAAGTTACCTAGCCTTTCAACTCAGAAAACATAAGAATGACGATAGGTGATACTTCCCTGAAACCAGTTATCTTATTGAGCTAGATCCTAACTACTCTGTCATATTATGAAATGAACTAAGGGCTTGTTTGGTAATAAGGATATAAAAGGATAAGATAAGATAAGATCagaaaaagataagataaaagCAACATAAACATTAATCAAATCTAATATTTAGTGTGTACAATGATAACAccaaataattttatgttgCAGTGGTAGTAGTTGTAGTGATGGTGGTAACAAGGATGATGATTATGGTAGTGATAACAACGATAAAAATGATGAGATGGTACCAACAGAAGGTTAGGGTGACAGTGGTGATAATGATAACGATTGTAGTGGTTATAATGACAATGATATAACAAGATAGTGGTAGTAGTAAAGATGATGGTGAGAGTGGTAGCAACAATAATGGAAGTAACAGCAGTCATTATGATAATTTGGTGGCAGTAACAATGTCGACAACTCAAGTGGTGACACTAATGGTGACGGTGTTGAGGTATTGGTAGTTGTCGCAATGAAAATGAGACGGCAATAGTgatgataaaaatgataataatggTAACAATGATGACGACAACAGAGGAAATAACGGAAGTGGTTGcaaaatttttgacaaaaatggTTGAAGACGTCTTGTGTTGGCCGGTATAGCAACTATGATATTAAGAATGGCAGTTGTTGAGACAAAGATGATGTATAGAGGAGAGAATATCCATGGAGAGGTGACGACAACAACAAAGGTTGTGAAATTGATGGTGGTAATGACAATGAAAGAAATGGTGAAAATGGTGGATATGTATGACAATGAGGACATTGATGATAAGGACGGCGATGATGAGACTGGTTGAAATGAAGATTGAGTAGTCTAGCAGGAAGACGAAGGTTGACTATCTTATCTTGTTACTTTCTAACTCAGCTCCCCCGACACCATAAATAAGAGGCACACTACATAAGATAGACAATAGGATAAGAAGAACTCGGCAtaccaaataatatattaaagcaTTAGAGGATAATTATCTTATCCTATTCTAATATACTCTGGCCACTAAACGGGTTTATCCGTAATTAGTTGTCCTTTTAATAACATTAATCCAACATATAACATATCAAAcagaaaattaataatagaattACCAGTTTGGTCCTCAAAGTATAATGTGTTGTTATATTAGTATTCAGAATAACAAATTCTAAacattttcttgaaaattttctaaatatttcatCACAGCAAGCccactaaaaatatatttttaagttaaacactttttttaaactttgatgtAACGTGATTGATGAATTGCATATTATTGTTACTAACTAATCTCATACTTAAGTCCACATGACTGCATGGTTGTTAATTCATTAAGAAAAATGAGATTAAAATGCAAAGAGAGTGTAAGCACAAGGAAGGAAGGAAAGAACCTGCTTCTGCTTTTACGCTTAGCAGCTTCGCGGTTCTTGCGTTTCTTCTCCTCCTGCTTGTTCTCAAAGAAGCGTCTCCTCTTGCATTCTTGTATGACTCCAGCTTTCATGACCTCTCGCCTGAAGCGATTGAGCAGCCTCTCCTCGGGCTCGTTCTCGTCAACCACCACCTGCACGTTGTACGCAGATCGGAAGAAGAGCGTGTTTGCGTGCGCGTAAGAAGGGTTGATTATAACGTGCGAGGACAGCTCCGGTGAGTGGTGGTCCTGGTGTTGAGCACAGAGCTTGGAGCTTCGAAGCGAGAAACGCGCGAGGGAAGGAGGGTGCAATTGTGGCTTTGGTGGGAGAAGAAAGGAGAGGAAGGAGGAGAAGGAGGATGAGGCTGCCATTGCCGTTGGTTGAGAATGTGAGGTTGGAACATTGTGGacactttttcaattttgttttatctcatcatcaaattatatatatatatatatatatatatatatatatatatatatatatatatatatatatatatataatggtttTATgtaatgagattttttttaatgaacttttaaTTTTGGTAACTTTAGTTCGTATTGGTAAtgacatttaaattattaatgtgaatattacattacatattaattagtgatttttttattttatttattttttaaattaaaaaagttggtTATATGTCAACtaagttaaataatataatatcatatgtTAAATGTTAAGTTTgtcttaatattatttgttaagttAACATCAATATAATGTGTTAAGTTACTATTAGTGTTTCACAGTCGTTTAagtatcatttattattatctcttatattaaatttaaacacaattttcatcctaatttttattaattttattcaaatcaatcctttttttttatataaaatggaATTTGATCCCTCTTCAAGTTGagatcaatttaatttttatataaatgtcatacaatatttatataaaaattaaatttggtctcattttgaaaaatgataaaattgttttctttttagacAAAAAATTGGACttcattaaacaaaattattgaaaatcaagattgaattaaacaaaattaacgaaaattgagactaaattgaataaaattaacaaaaattaagactaaattaaatatatgacaCTGACACGTGACATTGAAACTGACACGTGATATTAAAACTGACATGTGACACTGAAATTGATACATGACACTCATACTGACTTGACATGTGAATGTGGTTTATGTAGGTTTGGAGGCGCAACGAAACAAGGTGGAGGAGACTCGCGATTTAGGTGGTGTGATTTCAATGGTAGTTGATTCGAACAATGATGCCACTGATTTATGGTTCTTTGATTTTGCAGGTTGGAGGTTCATGGTTCGAAGGCgagatttttgtttctatttcttgtGATTGGGTTTCTGTTTTGCAATTGGCCTTCGATTTGTGGGTTTTGGTGGTTTTGGTGACTCGTAGCGGCAGTTGGTGGCATCCATAGAGAAGACGAACAAGCTTGAATTTTCTGGTGTGTAGAGGTTACTCGTGGTGGTTGCTAGTGGTGCGATGGAGATTGGTTTGGTTCCACGGTGGTATGAGGATAACGAATTGTCGAAGATGGTGGTTGATGACATGGTTGCTAGTGGTGGTTGGATGATTAGGGTTTATCGTTTGGGAATGGACAAGATGATGACATGGCAACCTCTAGTTGGCCAATTATTTTAGTTGAGGATTTTGTCACATGTCAACATCCGATTGGCTTGATTCATAAGAGGGGGATTATGTCACGTGTTAGCATATGAGTGAGTCTGATTTTGTGAGTGGTACGACGAGTGTAAAATAGGAAAATCAGGGGGTGTAGCagcaaaaactaattttgttgTCCAATGCATAAAGAGGAGTATATAAGTGAAAACTTGAGATGCATCAAACTTTTTGTATATTtctttccagaataaactaattttgaatttattttgtaacttaTACCACTTAATTTCACGTTGCGAATGAATCAAACTATAACTTCAACTGTATCAACAAACATTAGAATATccataaataatttatgcaactaaaaatcactttttaagattgatgaatcaatattttattgacttgGCTTAACTTCTTGTACTagatttaattagggaattatgcttaattgtccaaTATTTCCCCAATTTTGATATTTGGGTTTGAGTTGACCAGTTTtcctattttaattaatttgaattatctgaggataattattttcattattaattgcagaaaaaattttggaatattattttGGGACTCAAAGAGGGTTGTCACGTCATTCTCTACTCTCCATATCAGCATTTTAGTTTAAAGTACAATTGTTATTTCGTTTTTATGAATATTGGACCAGATTTTTATTGTTAGGCCAAATTTAGCTATTAGGCCCAATTTTGGTCTTTTTGGGGAGAGACCCAAAGTGTGGGCACATTTGGGCACCTAGGGTTTGGTGCCCATTCCACTCACTCTCTTTAACTCTctgaattttatgtttaatagtTTCTAAGGAGATCTCCCGTGGAGgtttttttcgttttctctctTGTTCACTCTTTGTTTTCTGAATTCATGGAAGTTGAATTAAATTTCATTCTAGTTCACTGCTCTTCGTTG
It includes:
- the LOC106753668 gene encoding 30S ribosomal protein S21, chloroplastic codes for the protein MAASSSFSSFLSFLLPPKPQLHPPSLARFSLRSSKLCAQHQDHHSPELSSHVIINPSYAHANTLFFRSAYNVQVVVDENEPEERLLNRFRREVMKAGVIQECKRRRFFENKQEEKKRKNREAAKRKSRSRRPQSRFQAQNKQDVATTKKVEDDDNWDLPEVDAPYISTT